In Pelosinus sp. UFO1, one genomic interval encodes:
- the hutH gene encoding histidine ammonia-lyase, with protein MILLDGNSLTLEDVIKVARNYEEVRISDEGREQIIASRRIVDKILEEEKPVYGISTGFGNFSTIFISKDERAKLQRNLILSHATGVGEHLPEDVVRSAMLLRANSLAKGYSGIRLSTVEMLLNMLNKQICPAIPAKGSVGASGDLAPLSHIVLVMLGEGEAYLKGQLVKGDEALKACGLEPIVLSGKEGLALINGTQIMTAVGTIVWHDAVNLMKAADIAAALSVEALKGTRAAFDPRISQVRAHLGQIATTENMLNLTAHSAIIASHSNCNKVQDAYSLRCVPQVHGASKDALRRVEETLTIEINAATDNPLIMPETGEAISGGNFHGQPIALVMDYLKLAIAELGNISERRTNRLLDVHLSELPPFLTAFPGVDSGLMITQYVAAALVSENKVLVHPASADSIPTSANQEDHVSMGTIAARQAREILDNVCNVIAIEMLAAAQGIDFLAPLTPGDGTIKAHQAIRNVVSHLDEDRVPAPDIKSLHDLIAGGRLVGEVEAKVGLLRIY; from the coding sequence ATGATCTTATTAGATGGAAATTCTTTGACTTTAGAAGATGTGATAAAGGTAGCGCGCAACTATGAAGAGGTTAGAATTAGTGATGAAGGTCGCGAGCAAATCATTGCCAGTCGAAGAATTGTTGATAAAATATTGGAAGAAGAAAAGCCTGTCTATGGCATTTCAACCGGGTTTGGTAATTTCAGCACTATATTTATATCAAAAGACGAAAGAGCTAAATTGCAGCGCAATTTGATTTTAAGTCATGCTACCGGTGTTGGTGAACATCTGCCCGAAGATGTTGTCCGCTCTGCTATGCTACTTAGAGCCAACTCATTGGCAAAAGGTTATTCGGGTATTCGGTTATCGACAGTGGAAATGCTGCTGAATATGCTTAATAAACAAATCTGTCCTGCAATTCCCGCGAAAGGATCTGTTGGTGCCAGTGGGGATTTAGCTCCCCTTTCCCATATAGTATTAGTTATGCTGGGGGAAGGAGAGGCTTATCTTAAGGGGCAGTTGGTAAAAGGTGATGAAGCGCTGAAAGCTTGCGGCTTAGAGCCAATTGTATTGAGTGGTAAGGAAGGGTTGGCTTTAATCAACGGAACACAGATTATGACAGCGGTTGGCACCATTGTCTGGCATGATGCCGTTAATCTGATGAAGGCAGCAGATATTGCAGCCGCATTAAGCGTAGAAGCATTAAAAGGTACCAGAGCGGCTTTTGATCCGCGCATTAGCCAGGTTAGAGCGCATCTCGGTCAGATAGCGACTACCGAAAATATGCTGAACCTAACGGCACATAGCGCTATCATTGCTTCTCACAGTAATTGCAACAAGGTACAGGATGCCTACTCACTGCGCTGTGTGCCACAAGTACATGGCGCCTCTAAGGATGCGCTGCGGCGTGTTGAGGAAACATTGACTATCGAAATTAATGCGGCGACTGATAATCCACTTATTATGCCGGAAACAGGCGAAGCCATTTCGGGGGGGAATTTCCATGGTCAGCCCATCGCTTTGGTTATGGATTATCTTAAGCTCGCTATTGCTGAATTAGGCAATATTTCCGAACGGCGTACCAATCGCTTGTTGGATGTGCATTTAAGTGAGCTACCACCATTTTTAACAGCCTTTCCGGGGGTTGACTCCGGTCTAATGATTACACAATATGTCGCAGCTGCATTGGTTTCGGAAAATAAAGTCTTAGTACATCCGGCTAGCGCCGATTCTATTCCCACTTCAGCGAACCAAGAAGACCATGTTAGCATGGGGACTATCGCTGCCCGTCAAGCAAGAGAAATTTTGGATAACGTCTGTAATGTGATAGCTATTGAAATGCTGGCAGCTGCGCAAGGAATTGATTTCTTAGCACCGCTTACACCTGGAGATGGTACTATTAAAGCGCATCAAGCAATTCGCAATGTTGTATCGCATCTGGATGAAGACCGGGTACCGGCACCGGATATAAAGAGTCTCCATGATTTAATTGCTGGCGGTAGACTGGTTGGAGAAGTAGAAGCTAAAGTTGGCTTACTAAGGATTTATTGA
- a CDS encoding amino acid permease, translating to MTKLTNSNKPAVNVEELVPEKKGLNRGLKSRHMMMISIGGTIGTGLFLGAGQVVSEAGPVGAVLAFLFGGMVMYLALLCLGELAVAMPVSGSFQSYAVKFISPGVGFTVGWLYWINWAVCIAANFTASAIIMALWFPDVSIWIWCVLFAVLVTVLNLISVKVYGETEFWFAGIKVAAIIAFILAGAGLMFGTVGNEGAIGFSNFNTGAGLFPNGGWALFLTMITVVYSFQGSELVGVAAGECEDPGKNVPKVIKGVVFRIIVFYVLAIIVLGATIPYKEAGVLESPFAYVFGRIGIPIAKDIMSFVVLTSALSASNSALYVCSRLLWSMSKDGHAPKWLGHLNSGGVPINGIFLTLVLSGLSLLTSEYAADTVYIWLMSSVGLTGCLIWIVISWCQINFRKHFLELGGDLKDLVFRTPLYPVLPIVAIILNICIIASLAFIEGQQIVLYTGLPIVAGIYLYYIFIHSKHEQKPAEIAK from the coding sequence GTGACGAAACTGACGAATTCCAATAAACCGGCAGTAAATGTGGAAGAGTTGGTTCCAGAGAAAAAAGGTCTTAATCGTGGGCTGAAATCAAGGCATATGATGATGATTTCGATTGGTGGCACGATTGGTACCGGACTTTTTTTGGGTGCCGGACAGGTGGTAAGCGAGGCCGGCCCCGTTGGTGCTGTACTAGCGTTTCTCTTTGGTGGCATGGTGATGTATTTGGCTTTACTATGCTTAGGGGAGCTGGCCGTGGCAATGCCAGTATCAGGGTCATTCCAAAGCTATGCAGTGAAATTTATTTCTCCAGGTGTAGGTTTTACCGTGGGGTGGCTATATTGGATTAATTGGGCAGTTTGTATTGCCGCTAATTTCACCGCTTCAGCTATTATTATGGCTCTATGGTTTCCTGATGTATCTATTTGGATATGGTGTGTATTATTTGCCGTGCTGGTAACTGTTTTGAACTTGATTTCGGTAAAGGTTTATGGTGAAACTGAGTTTTGGTTTGCTGGCATCAAAGTTGCTGCGATTATTGCCTTTATACTTGCAGGTGCTGGTTTGATGTTTGGTACTGTTGGTAACGAGGGCGCTATTGGATTTTCTAATTTTAATACGGGAGCGGGATTATTTCCTAATGGTGGTTGGGCGTTGTTTTTAACTATGATTACAGTCGTATATTCTTTCCAGGGATCGGAACTGGTGGGGGTGGCAGCTGGTGAATGTGAAGATCCCGGTAAAAATGTGCCTAAGGTTATTAAAGGTGTTGTTTTTAGAATCATTGTGTTTTATGTATTGGCAATTATTGTACTAGGCGCAACGATTCCCTACAAAGAAGCAGGTGTATTAGAAAGTCCCTTTGCATACGTATTTGGTCGTATCGGTATTCCCATTGCAAAGGATATCATGAGTTTTGTTGTACTGACTTCAGCATTATCAGCCAGTAATTCTGCGCTTTATGTTTGTTCACGATTATTGTGGTCAATGTCTAAAGACGGGCATGCACCAAAATGGTTGGGTCATCTAAATTCGGGAGGCGTTCCCATTAACGGCATATTTTTAACGCTGGTGTTATCCGGATTATCACTGTTGACTAGTGAATACGCTGCTGACACCGTATATATATGGTTGATGTCTAGTGTCGGCTTAACTGGTTGCTTAATTTGGATTGTCATTTCTTGGTGCCAGATTAATTTCCGCAAACACTTTTTGGAACTTGGCGGCGATTTAAAAGATTTGGTCTTCCGAACACCCTTATATCCCGTTTTGCCAATTGTGGCAATTATCTTAAATATTTGTATTATCGCCAGTTTAGCATTTATTGAAGGTCAACAAATTGTCCTTTATACGGGCTTACCAATTGTTGCAGGTATTTATCTGTATTATATTTTTATTCACAGCAAACATGAACAAAAGCCAGCAGAAATTGCAAAATAA
- a CDS encoding cyclodeaminase/cyclohydrolase family protein translates to MLIDKSITDFLAELKSDSAAPGGGSAAALAGAIGAALGIMVGNLTVSSVKYEAAHEESRKLISDLEKCLAVLEKYIDEDTEAFNNVINAYKLPKSIEEEKLRRSDAIQEALKGASNLPLKVAKVCLEVLELSEKMLSIGNTNAASDAAVAGRMAQAAMWSAIYNVRINLGSIKDLDFVAELKGNIEDIVVRSEALMAQLTKTVDEKI, encoded by the coding sequence TTGCTAATCGATAAAAGCATTACGGATTTTTTAGCTGAGCTAAAATCAGACTCCGCCGCACCTGGAGGCGGGAGTGCAGCTGCCTTAGCAGGTGCTATCGGGGCGGCACTGGGAATTATGGTAGGGAATCTAACGGTAAGTAGTGTGAAATATGAGGCTGCGCATGAAGAAAGTAGAAAGCTGATTTCAGATTTAGAAAAATGTTTAGCGGTACTGGAAAAGTATATCGATGAGGATACCGAGGCATTCAATAATGTAATAAACGCATATAAGCTACCGAAGAGCATCGAAGAAGAAAAGTTACGGCGCAGCGATGCCATCCAAGAAGCACTTAAAGGTGCATCGAATCTACCCCTTAAGGTTGCCAAGGTTTGTTTAGAGGTATTGGAATTATCGGAGAAAATGCTTTCTATTGGCAACACGAATGCGGCTAGTGATGCAGCGGTAGCCGGGAGAATGGCGCAAGCTGCCATGTGGTCGGCTATCTATAATGTACGGATTAACCTGGGTTCCATTAAAGATTTAGATTTTGTTGCTGAATTGAAAGGCAATATAGAGGACATTGTAGTGCGCTCTGAGGCTTTAATGGCTCAATTGACTAAGACCGTGGATGAAAAAATATAA
- the ftcD gene encoding glutamate formimidoyltransferase: MSKLVECVPNFSEGRRPEVIEAIVNEVKKVEGIKLLDVQSDASHNRSVVTFVGEPAAVKQAAFASCAKAAELIDMEQHHGEHPRVGATDVIPFIPIKGISLDECVELANELGQEIAEKLDIPVYMYEAAAKRSERKNLPDVRKGQYEGLKAAISEPERKPDYGPAKMHPKAGATVVGARQCLIAYNINLSTSDVAIAKKIANAIREAKGGFKYCRAMGIMIEERNVAQVTINMINYEGTPLYRVFETVKNEAARYGVNIIGSEIVGLVPMQALIDTADYYLRLEGFSRKQVMEENI, from the coding sequence GTGAGTAAATTAGTTGAATGTGTACCTAACTTTAGTGAAGGACGTCGTCCTGAGGTCATTGAAGCCATTGTAAATGAAGTTAAAAAAGTAGAAGGAATCAAACTTTTGGATGTACAATCGGATGCGAGTCATAATCGATCGGTAGTAACTTTTGTTGGTGAACCGGCAGCCGTTAAACAGGCAGCTTTTGCCTCTTGTGCGAAGGCTGCGGAATTGATTGATATGGAACAACATCATGGCGAGCATCCACGGGTAGGAGCTACTGACGTAATTCCATTTATTCCGATAAAAGGGATCAGTCTTGATGAGTGTGTTGAACTTGCCAATGAATTAGGCCAAGAAATTGCCGAGAAGCTGGATATTCCAGTGTATATGTATGAAGCAGCTGCAAAAAGAAGCGAACGTAAGAACTTGCCAGACGTTCGTAAAGGACAGTATGAAGGTTTAAAAGCAGCCATTAGCGAGCCTGAAAGAAAGCCTGATTATGGTCCAGCAAAGATGCATCCTAAGGCTGGTGCTACAGTGGTGGGGGCTAGACAATGCTTAATTGCCTATAACATCAATTTAAGTACCAGCGATGTTGCAATAGCCAAGAAGATTGCTAATGCCATCCGGGAAGCCAAAGGCGGTTTTAAATACTGCCGTGCTATGGGAATTATGATTGAAGAACGGAATGTAGCGCAGGTAACCATTAACATGATTAATTATGAAGGTACACCTCTCTACCGGGTTTTCGAAACGGTCAAAAATGAAGCAGCCCGTTACGGTGTGAATATTATTGGCAGTGAGATTGTAGGATTGGTACCAATGCAGGCACTGATTGATACAGCGGACTATTACCTACGTCTGGAAGGATTCAGTCGTAAGCAAGTTATGGAAGAAAACATTTAA
- the hutI gene encoding imidazolonepropionase, producing the protein MHRESGSRSLLIKHAAEIVTNTGTAAKKGAAMNQLEKIEDGAILVKKGIIEWVGLTSDLPVYNEANTEIIDASGCSVIPGFVDSHTHFVFGGYRPEEFFWRLDGTPYLDILERGGGILNTVKATQSMGYEAMLQTASKRLDAMLAMGVTTVEGKSGYGLDLDTELRQLKVMGELNNRHAAEVVPTFMGAHAVPPEYRGRVDDYVAFIIQKVLPAVVEQGIAEFCDVFCEKGVFSVKQTRKILQAASTLGLKTKIHADEIVSFGGAELAAELGAISADHLLQASDKGIADMAARGVVATVLPMTAFCLREEYAKARAMIDSGGAIALATDYNPGSCFSHSIPMLIALAAIQLKLSPAEILTALTLNGAAAVGRADHIGTLERGKQGDILILKYPSHLFLSYHVGMDIIDKVIKKGQVVVDKRMANLEVIDSE; encoded by the coding sequence TTGCATAGGGAAAGTGGCAGCAGATCCTTACTAATCAAACATGCAGCTGAAATTGTTACCAATACTGGAACGGCAGCAAAAAAAGGTGCAGCGATGAATCAATTAGAGAAAATTGAAGACGGAGCAATCCTAGTAAAAAAAGGCATCATTGAATGGGTAGGATTAACCTCTGACTTGCCTGTCTATAATGAGGCAAATACGGAAATCATTGATGCTTCAGGTTGTAGTGTAATTCCTGGGTTTGTAGATTCCCACACACATTTTGTCTTCGGCGGTTATCGTCCCGAAGAATTTTTCTGGAGACTAGACGGGACGCCTTATTTAGATATCTTAGAACGTGGCGGTGGTATTTTAAATACCGTTAAAGCTACGCAATCTATGGGCTATGAGGCAATGCTACAGACTGCATCAAAACGGCTAGATGCCATGCTCGCCATGGGAGTTACTACTGTCGAAGGCAAAAGTGGTTATGGGCTGGATTTGGATACGGAACTAAGGCAATTAAAGGTCATGGGAGAATTAAACAATCGTCATGCTGCCGAAGTTGTTCCCACTTTTATGGGGGCACATGCTGTGCCGCCTGAGTATCGAGGGCGAGTAGATGATTATGTGGCATTTATCATACAAAAAGTTCTGCCGGCAGTAGTCGAGCAGGGAATTGCAGAGTTTTGCGATGTGTTCTGTGAGAAGGGGGTATTTTCTGTAAAACAAACAAGAAAAATTCTGCAAGCTGCAAGTACTCTGGGGCTTAAAACAAAAATCCATGCGGATGAGATTGTATCCTTTGGTGGAGCTGAGCTTGCAGCGGAACTAGGAGCTATTTCTGCTGATCACTTGTTGCAGGCATCAGACAAGGGGATTGCTGACATGGCTGCACGAGGTGTAGTAGCGACGGTATTGCCAATGACAGCGTTTTGTCTGAGGGAAGAGTATGCCAAAGCCAGAGCGATGATTGATAGCGGCGGAGCAATTGCGTTAGCAACCGACTATAATCCAGGCAGCTGTTTTAGTCATTCAATCCCCATGTTGATCGCATTAGCGGCTATTCAGCTAAAACTTTCGCCAGCAGAAATTCTGACGGCGTTAACGCTGAACGGAGCCGCTGCTGTCGGGAGGGCAGATCACATTGGGACTTTAGAACGTGGGAAGCAGGGGGATATTCTTATACTCAAATACCCATCACATTTATTTCTGAGTTATCATGTTGGAATGGATATCATCGATAAGGTCATTAAAAAAGGGCAAGTGGTTGTAGATAAACGTATGGCAAATTTGGAGGTAATTGATAGTGAGTAA
- a CDS encoding urocanate hydratase has translation MNIDNTVITCAMTVKLDDVLPEPPIFEKGVRRAPDRGFRLTIEQSKVALKNALRYVPEALHSQLAREFMEELKAYGRIYAYRYMPSERIYGKPLDEYKGDCIEGKAFQVMIDNNLDHNVALYPYEMVTYGETGSVCQNWMQYRLIKKYLEVMTQDQTLVIESGHPLGLFPSKPEAPRVIITNALMVGMFDNQNDWEVAEQMGVANYGQMTAGGWMYIGPQGIVHGTFNTLLTAGRIKLGVAPDDDLHGKLFVSSGLGGMSGAQPKATEIAGAVGIIAEVDFSRIHTRLEQGWVDQCSDDLDQVFKIAEEYQSKGKAISIAYHGNIVDLLEYAVANRKHIDLLSDQTSCHAAYDGGYCPQGLTFEERTALLRNNRSQFHELVNKSLQRHFELVKELVERGAYFFDYGNAFMKAIYDAGVKEIAKNGHDEKDGFIFPSYVEDIMGPQLFDYGYGPFRWVCLSGKPEDLHKTDQAAMQCINPERRGQDRDNYIWIRDAEKNGLVVGTQARILYQDAEGRKKIALRFNEMVRTGEIGPVMLGRDHHDVSGTDSPFRETANIRDGSNVMADMAVQCFAGNAARGMSLVALHNGGGVGIGKSINGGFGMVLDGSKRVDEILRSAILWDVIGGVARRSWARNEHSIETIIEFNRDYKEKAHVTIPYIPTDELIDKVVAAFF, from the coding sequence ATGAATATTGACAATACAGTAATCACTTGTGCCATGACTGTTAAGTTGGACGATGTTTTGCCGGAGCCACCTATATTTGAAAAAGGGGTGCGTAGGGCGCCAGATAGAGGTTTTCGTTTAACAATTGAACAAAGTAAAGTGGCATTAAAAAATGCTCTGCGGTATGTCCCAGAAGCATTACATAGTCAATTGGCAAGGGAGTTCATGGAAGAATTAAAAGCATATGGGCGTATTTATGCTTATCGATATATGCCTTCAGAAAGGATCTACGGAAAACCCTTAGATGAATACAAAGGAGATTGCATAGAAGGTAAAGCGTTTCAGGTCATGATTGATAATAACCTAGATCACAATGTAGCACTTTATCCATACGAAATGGTGACTTACGGAGAAACAGGCAGTGTATGTCAAAACTGGATGCAGTATCGGTTGATTAAAAAGTATTTGGAAGTTATGACTCAGGATCAAACGTTGGTTATAGAGTCCGGTCATCCCTTGGGATTGTTTCCGTCAAAACCTGAAGCGCCTAGGGTAATTATTACGAATGCACTAATGGTGGGGATGTTCGATAATCAGAATGATTGGGAAGTCGCTGAACAAATGGGAGTTGCTAATTATGGACAAATGACAGCCGGCGGTTGGATGTACATTGGCCCACAGGGCATTGTTCATGGAACATTTAACACTTTATTGACTGCAGGCAGGATTAAATTGGGCGTAGCACCTGACGATGATTTGCATGGAAAGTTATTTGTTTCCTCTGGATTGGGTGGTATGAGTGGTGCACAACCTAAGGCAACGGAAATTGCTGGTGCAGTCGGTATTATCGCTGAAGTAGACTTTTCTCGTATTCATACACGGCTGGAACAGGGATGGGTCGACCAATGCAGCGATGATCTTGATCAGGTATTTAAGATTGCGGAGGAATATCAATCTAAGGGTAAGGCGATATCCATAGCTTATCATGGCAATATAGTGGATTTACTGGAATATGCAGTAGCGAATCGGAAGCATATTGACTTATTGTCTGACCAAACTTCTTGCCATGCAGCCTATGACGGTGGTTATTGCCCACAAGGGCTGACTTTTGAAGAGAGAACTGCACTATTGAGGAATAATCGCAGCCAATTTCATGAATTGGTCAATAAAAGTTTACAACGTCATTTTGAATTAGTTAAAGAATTGGTAGAGCGAGGAGCGTATTTCTTTGATTATGGCAATGCATTTATGAAGGCCATCTATGATGCCGGGGTTAAAGAAATTGCTAAAAACGGGCATGATGAAAAAGATGGCTTTATTTTTCCTTCTTATGTGGAAGACATTATGGGGCCGCAGTTGTTTGATTACGGCTATGGACCGTTCCGCTGGGTTTGCTTGAGCGGCAAACCAGAGGACTTACATAAGACTGACCAGGCAGCAATGCAATGCATTAATCCTGAACGGCGTGGTCAGGACAGGGACAATTATATTTGGATTCGTGATGCTGAGAAGAATGGATTGGTTGTAGGAACCCAAGCGCGAATTTTATACCAGGATGCAGAAGGTCGTAAGAAGATTGCTTTACGGTTTAATGAAATGGTACGTACCGGTGAGATTGGTCCAGTTATGTTAGGGCGGGACCATCACGATGTCAGCGGTACTGATTCACCTTTCCGTGAAACGGCGAACATCCGGGATGGTAGTAATGTAATGGCAGATATGGCAGTGCAATGTTTCGCCGGAAATGCTGCTAGAGGGATGAGCCTAGTAGCGCTGCACAACGGCGGCGGTGTTGGAATTGGTAAGTCTATTAATGGTGGATTTGGCATGGTTTTGGATGGTAGTAAAAGGGTGGATGAAATCTTGCGATCGGCAATACTATGGGATGTTATTGGCGGCGTAGCCCGGCGTTCATGGGCAAGAAATGAACATTCCATCGAAACAATTATTGAATTTAATCGCGATTATAAAGAGAAAGCTCATGTGACTATTCCTTATATACCAACAGATGAACTGATAGATAAAGTTGTAGCGGCTTTTTTTTAA
- the hutG gene encoding formimidoylglutamase produces the protein MFQNRYEVADFTIWRGRIDSKENYDAFRWHQWIKPLDLRQPIGEFTGKMGFALLGFCCDEGIIRNNGRKGASSGPEGIRSELSNLPCSFSSEVSLFDAGNITCTDGELMKSQVALEQAVFRLRQAGLFPLVIGGGHETALGHFRGQADFLRQNDGKCELGILNFDSHFDLRPFVGGGNSGTMFSQIADDANQWREMFHYFCLGIQRSSNTLELFKTAQQLGVDYLLAGDIFTNNDELIIEKLDYFMQLVPHLYVTVCADVFASSFAPGVSAPQPLGLHPEIVLKYLKHILRTKKVVGFDIAEVSPRFDHDRATASLAKVIIFAVVDTLCRLKGLAR, from the coding sequence ATGTTTCAGAATCGATATGAAGTAGCAGATTTTACGATATGGCGAGGACGGATTGACAGTAAAGAAAATTATGATGCCTTCCGGTGGCACCAATGGATAAAACCATTGGATTTAAGGCAGCCAATCGGTGAATTTACGGGTAAAATGGGATTTGCTTTGCTAGGTTTTTGCTGTGACGAAGGTATTATACGGAACAATGGACGCAAGGGAGCTTCCTCGGGACCCGAGGGAATTCGCAGTGAACTTTCCAACTTACCGTGTTCATTTTCTTCTGAGGTATCTTTGTTTGATGCAGGGAATATTACCTGCACAGATGGAGAATTAATGAAAAGCCAGGTGGCGCTGGAACAAGCTGTTTTTCGTCTCAGGCAGGCCGGACTGTTTCCTCTTGTTATTGGCGGCGGGCATGAAACCGCCTTAGGACACTTTCGGGGGCAAGCAGATTTTCTACGGCAAAACGATGGCAAATGTGAATTGGGTATCTTAAATTTTGATTCTCATTTTGACCTTCGCCCTTTTGTCGGCGGCGGAAATTCAGGGACGATGTTTAGCCAGATTGCTGATGATGCCAACCAATGGAGGGAAATGTTCCACTATTTTTGTCTGGGAATCCAACGTAGCAGCAATACACTTGAATTATTTAAAACAGCTCAGCAATTAGGCGTTGATTATTTATTAGCAGGTGATATTTTCACGAACAATGATGAGCTTATTATAGAGAAACTCGATTATTTTATGCAGTTGGTGCCCCATCTTTATGTAACAGTTTGCGCAGATGTGTTTGCTTCTTCCTTTGCTCCCGGGGTAAGTGCGCCACAACCCCTAGGGTTGCATCCCGAGATAGTGCTAAAGTATTTAAAACATATACTTCGCACAAAAAAAGTAGTTGGGTTTGATATTGCCGAAGTGTCACCGCGATTTGATCATGACCGAGCAACTGCAAGCTTAGCAAAAGTGATTATTTTCGCAGTAGTCGATACTCTCTGTCGACTGAAAGGATTAGCAAGATGA
- a CDS encoding formate--tetrahydrofolate ligase, whose protein sequence is MKSDVEIAQESKMQPIIQIAAGLGLTEDDIEQYGKYKAKISLSVWDKIKQRPNGKLVLVSAINPTAAGEGKTTTTVGLGDAFRRLGKKAMIALREPSLGPCFGMKGGAAGGGYAQIVPMEDINLHFTGDIHAVTSAHNLLSAIIDNHIQQGNVLGIDPRRVTWRRVIDLNDRALRHIVLGLGGKTDGVPRESGFDITVASELMAILCLAKDLDDMKQRIGKIIVGYTYNNQPVTAADLKVTGALTLLFKDAIKPNLVQTLENTPAFVHGGPFANIAHGCNSVMASKFALKLSDILITEAGFGADLGAEKFIDIKCRFAGFMPDAVVLVATIRALKAHGGVSKTELTKENQQALEQGMENLKKHIENMHKFNLPTVVAINVFPNDTEAELAFVREQCKTLGVTVTLSKVWADGGAGGMELAEQLLDMFKQPKAVRFLYDETLPVKEKISVIAKEIYGADAVNYSKAAEKSIQELTGIGLDKTPICIAKTQYSLSDDATKTGRPETFTLMVREIRIAAGAGFLVVITGDIMTMPGLPKKPAAEIMDIDNNGKISGLF, encoded by the coding sequence ATGAAAAGTGATGTGGAGATTGCCCAGGAGTCCAAAATGCAGCCAATTATCCAAATCGCGGCAGGTCTTGGGTTAACGGAAGATGACATTGAGCAGTATGGGAAGTATAAGGCTAAAATATCCCTGTCAGTATGGGATAAAATCAAACAACGTCCCAATGGTAAATTAGTACTTGTAAGTGCGATTAACCCGACGGCGGCTGGTGAGGGGAAAACGACAACAACAGTTGGATTGGGCGATGCTTTTCGCAGATTAGGAAAAAAAGCGATGATTGCCTTACGTGAACCATCATTGGGACCGTGCTTTGGTATGAAGGGCGGTGCTGCTGGTGGTGGTTATGCACAAATTGTTCCTATGGAGGATATTAACTTACACTTTACTGGCGATATACATGCCGTGACGTCAGCCCATAATTTGCTGTCAGCGATCATTGATAATCACATCCAACAAGGCAATGTACTGGGGATTGATCCGCGTCGCGTGACATGGAGAAGGGTAATTGATCTTAACGATCGGGCATTACGCCATATTGTACTTGGGCTTGGCGGAAAGACTGACGGCGTACCACGGGAAAGCGGCTTTGACATTACCGTTGCATCAGAACTAATGGCTATTTTGTGTTTGGCGAAAGATCTAGATGATATGAAGCAGCGAATCGGCAAGATCATTGTAGGCTATACCTATAACAATCAACCGGTTACGGCGGCTGATTTAAAAGTTACTGGTGCATTAACACTCTTATTCAAAGATGCAATTAAACCTAACTTGGTGCAGACTTTAGAAAATACACCGGCTTTTGTACATGGAGGACCATTTGCCAATATCGCACATGGTTGCAATAGTGTGATGGCATCGAAGTTTGCTTTAAAGTTATCAGATATATTGATTACCGAGGCTGGTTTTGGTGCTGATCTAGGGGCAGAAAAGTTCATTGATATTAAATGTCGCTTTGCAGGGTTTATGCCGGATGCGGTAGTGCTGGTTGCAACGATAAGGGCACTTAAGGCACATGGTGGCGTTAGCAAAACTGAGCTTACCAAAGAAAATCAGCAAGCACTAGAACAGGGGATGGAAAACCTTAAAAAACATATAGAAAACATGCATAAATTTAATTTGCCTACAGTCGTTGCTATTAATGTTTTTCCCAATGATACAGAAGCAGAATTGGCCTTTGTCAGGGAGCAGTGCAAAACGCTTGGTGTCACCGTAACCCTTTCAAAAGTATGGGCCGATGGTGGTGCAGGGGGTATGGAACTTGCAGAACAGCTTCTTGACATGTTTAAACAGCCAAAGGCTGTTAGATTTTTGTATGATGAAACGTTACCTGTTAAAGAGAAAATTAGTGTGATCGCCAAAGAAATTTATGGTGCTGATGCTGTTAATTATAGCAAGGCAGCTGAAAAAAGCATTCAGGAGTTAACTGGGATAGGCTTAGATAAAACGCCAATTTGTATTGCTAAAACCCAATATTCTTTGTCTGATGATGCAACAAAAACTGGTCGTCCTGAAACATTTACATTGATGGTCAGAGAAATACGTATAGCTGCTGGCGCTGGATTTTTAGTGGTTATTACCGGAGATATTATGACCATGCCTGGGCTTCCTAAAAAACCAGCAGCGGAAATAATGGATATAGATAATAACGGTAAAATTAGTGGATTATTTTAA
- a CDS encoding alpha/beta hydrolase: MSNGWVKELPFAVTVTDKIGKIIEMNDQSVKTFEKYGGKDLIGKNIKDVHSEHAYKKIAEIIETKTANSYTIEKNGVKKLVYQTPWYQDGQYAGLVELSMVIPAEIPHYIRK, from the coding sequence ATGTCTAATGGATGGGTAAAGGAACTACCCTTTGCAGTCACTGTTACAGATAAAATTGGTAAAATCATAGAAATGAATGATCAATCCGTCAAAACATTCGAGAAGTATGGCGGTAAGGACTTAATTGGAAAAAACATAAAAGACGTTCATTCTGAACATGCATACAAGAAAATTGCCGAAATTATCGAAACTAAAACTGCCAATAGCTATACAATTGAAAAAAACGGTGTAAAAAAGCTAGTTTATCAAACTCCTTGGTATCAAGATGGGCAATATGCAGGTTTGGTAGAACTATCTATGGTAATACCCGCTGAAATACCCCATTATATAAGAAAATAA